In the Deltaproteobacteria bacterium genome, TCATCGTCGTTTCAGTGAAGCTCTTGAGTGCCGCAGCTTTGATGCTCACCGTGGCGACTTTGGGAAGTTGCTTGAGCTGAGCATACAATGCCTCAGCTGCACGTTGCTCGAAGGAAATTGACACCGCCGACACCACGTCACTTTCAGACAGCAAACGATTCAAGGTTTCAGTCTGCATGTATGCTGACATTCCCACCATGTCGTTTACTAGCTGCGACACAACCACGTCACGACGTACTCGCGTGCCTTCCAACACTTCAATGGTTACCACATCCCCCGGCTGCACCCCTAACCGCTCTCCTAAGCGATCTGTTAACAGCAGACTGTCGGGGGGAATCGTTACGGCTTGCAGTTGCACATCAAGCAATCTGCGGAGGAGAGCCTGTTCTGGGAGCCCTAACACTGCGGTCCGGTAGGTGCGCGGCCCAGCCCGCAAACGGACTGGCACGACACGAAATCCTTCAGCATACAAGACACCTGGCATGCGCGCGATTTCACGGCGAGCCCGTTGGGTCACTGGTTCAGTAAAAGCCACAGTCGCATCGCCACGTTCGATGGCTGAAAATTGTACGGTCATCATGTACTCGAGAGCATCTTGCCAGAACAACGCCAGCACCAGCAGCGGTGCAGAGAGAGCAATCCCCACAGTTGTTAGCAGGCTACGCCACGGGCGGCGAACCATATTACGCAACACCATGCGTGAGACTGGTGTCAATCTTCGCACCACCCACCATTCTTCAAAGCGGGTACGGCGATACTGGGGTGGTGCGGGAGGTCGCATCGCTTCCGCAGGAGCAAGCTGCACTACGGTCCGAACCGCCGAAGCCGCAGCCAATATCGCTGACATCAAGCTTACACCAACAGCCAGCAGTGGAACCCATAGCTGAAGGCGGAACGCCAGCACCGGAAAGTGGAAAAATCGGACATAGTACGCCGCCATCAGGTGCCCTAACCACGCCCCCACAGTAATGCCCACAAGCGCCCCGAGAACGACAATGAGGCAGACGAACTTGAAGTAGTGATAGCCAATAGTGCGGTTCTCATACCCAAGGGCTTTGAGGGCAGCGATCTGTTCGCGTTGCGTCGCAACAATACGCGTGAGGACCACGTGCAGAAGAAATGCCGCGACAAGCAGAAAAATCGGCGGCATCGTCGTAGCCATCACCTCTTGTTGATAGATCTCGTCACTGACGAAACGATGCGACATCTGCTGCGCACGCCCATACGCCCCAAGGCCACCGTAGCGGTCAAGCAATCGATCCAGTGCGTCGATCACAGTCTGTTCTGAGCCGCGCGGAGCCAACGTGAGAATCACGTCATTAAAAGCCCCTTCCATGTTAAATGCCGAAGCCAACATTTCATGGTCCACCCACATCACACCGAATTGTCGATCATCGGGTAGCGCTTCACCTCCACGCATCGCAAAGATGTACTCGGCTGACAGGACAAGGCCCACGATCTGCAGCGTTTCTCTTCGACCATTGATGATGGCCGCAATGGTCTCACCTGGGCCGAGGGTATTCGCGGTGGCAAACGCCTCGTTGACCAGGACTTCCTTCGTATGCCCAGCCTCAATGAATCGCCCACGGCGGAGATGAAGACGATTCAAGAACGGCTGGCCTTGCGCTGGGACACCAATCATACGCCCTACGGCTGGTGCAGAAAGTCTTGGGACATCAAGGGTCACATCGTAGACCAGGCGCGTTTCGACCTCAGCGACCCCAGGAATGGCACGTATTTGTTGTATCAGAGCGGTCGGCGCTCGTTTCATACGGGCGTAGACATGTGCAAAGCGAGCACTCGCATAATAGCTTTGCTGCGACCATTGCAGGGAGTCGTAGGTGGTCAACGCGGCAACGAAGACGGCAACGCCGCAGGCGATGACAATGGCAATAGTGATCACTTGCCCTTTGAGATGACTCAGGTCACGCAACAGCTTACGATCGAGTACTTTCACCACCGTAACTCCTGTGGTGTCAGTTTCTGTGCATTCTTTTCCACCTCGACGATCAAGCCGTCAGCCAAACGTAGGACACGATCCGCCATACCAGCGATCGCGGCATTATGTGTG is a window encoding:
- a CDS encoding ABC transporter permease — translated: MVKVLDRKLLRDLSHLKGQVITIAIVIACGVAVFVAALTTYDSLQWSQQSYYASARFAHVYARMKRAPTALIQQIRAIPGVAEVETRLVYDVTLDVPRLSAPAVGRMIGVPAQGQPFLNRLHLRRGRFIEAGHTKEVLVNEAFATANTLGPGETIAAIINGRRETLQIVGLVLSAEYIFAMRGGEALPDDRQFGVMWVDHEMLASAFNMEGAFNDVILTLAPRGSEQTVIDALDRLLDRYGGLGAYGRAQQMSHRFVSDEIYQQEVMATTMPPIFLLVAAFLLHVVLTRIVATQREQIAALKALGYENRTIGYHYFKFVCLIVVLGALVGITVGAWLGHLMAAYYVRFFHFPVLAFRLQLWVPLLAVGVSLMSAILAAASAVRTVVQLAPAEAMRPPAPPQYRRTRFEEWWVVRRLTPVSRMVLRNMVRRPWRSLLTTVGIALSAPLLVLALFWQDALEYMMTVQFSAIERGDATVAFTEPVTQRARREIARMPGVLYAEGFRVVPVRLRAGPRTYRTAVLGLPEQALLRRLLDVQLQAVTIPPDSLLLTDRLGERLGVQPGDVVTIEVLEGTRVRRDVVVSQLVNDMVGMSAYMQTETLNRLLSESDVVSAVSISFEQRAAEALYAQLKQLPKVATVSIKAAALKSFTETTMTFILVFTGIMMVFAVAIAVGVVYNNARVALAERTWELASLRVLGFTRAEVSAILLYELAIELVASIPLGLWLGYWTVVALAERHQTELFRIPPVIGVRSYAISAFIMLVAGVISALIVRHRIDHLDLVSVLKARE